A genomic region of Eucalyptus grandis isolate ANBG69807.140 chromosome 5, ASM1654582v1, whole genome shotgun sequence contains the following coding sequences:
- the LOC104445983 gene encoding antifungal protein ginkbilobin-like protein: MALLQRILVVIIWFSYVCITVIGDSDTTIVYRICNGIKFGFGSTYGGQVDSVLQDLVYNTADNGFDYYRQSTVSDQGCYGHSACNGALSHYDCFTCLISARYDLRDGCPENTGAQVQLKDCRMSHVKIKTL; this comes from the exons ATGGCTCTCCTTCAGAGAATTCTAGTTGTTATAATTTGGTTTTCTTATGTTTGCATCACCGTGATAGGCGATTCTGATACGACGATCGTATACAGAATATGCAACGGGATTAAGTTCGGATTCGGAAGCACCTATGGAGGTCAAGTGGATAGCGTCCTTCAAGATTTGGTGTATAACACGGCAGATAATGGTTTTGACTATTACAGACAATCGACCGTCTCGGATCAAGGTTGCTATGGCCACTCGGCTTGCAATGGAGCTCTTTCCCATTACGACTGCTTCACATGCTTAATATCTGCAAGATACGATTTGAGAGATGGTTGTCCAGAAAACACCGGTGCTCAAGTGCAGCTTAAGGATTGTAGGATGAG TCATGTGAAGATAAAAACCCTTTGA